A single region of the Planktothrix serta PCC 8927 genome encodes:
- a CDS encoding DUF5615 family PIN-like protein gives MTLALYMDEHIRRAITNGLKLRGIDVLTVQEDERTGTPDPILLDRATELDRVIFTQDDDFLVIANRRQQEGIKFSGVIYAHQQSVTVGECVRDLEIIAKASEPEDLVNQVQYLPF, from the coding sequence ATGACCCTAGCCCTTTACATGGATGAACACATTCGGCGAGCAATTACAAATGGTTTAAAATTGCGCGGTATAGACGTTCTCACAGTACAAGAAGATGAACGAACTGGCACGCCTGATCCAATTTTACTTGATCGAGCCACGGAACTTGATCGTGTTATCTTTACCCAAGATGATGATTTTTTAGTAATAGCTAACCGTCGCCAGCAAGAGGGGATAAAGTTTAGTGGGGTTATTTACGCACATCAACAGTCTGTCACCGTTGGAGAATGTGTGCGGGACTTAGAAATAATTGCCAAAGCAAGTGAACCAGAAGATTTAGTGAACCAAGTTCAATACTTACCTTTTTAA
- a CDS encoding DUF433 domain-containing protein, giving the protein MNLTTTQHKYIELNENNVPYIAGTTMKVIELVSGHLAFGWSPEEIKFQHPYLSMSQIYSTLAYYWDNKEELDANIQRRFENVETLRQQAGESALVKKLRTQGLIK; this is encoded by the coding sequence ATGAACTTGACTACGACACAACACAAGTATATAGAACTAAATGAAAACAACGTTCCCTACATTGCCGGAACAACCATGAAAGTAATTGAATTAGTTTCCGGTCATCTGGCTTTTGGCTGGAGTCCCGAAGAAATTAAATTTCAACATCCCTATTTAAGCATGAGTCAAATTTATTCTACCTTAGCTTACTATTGGGATAATAAAGAAGAACTAGATGCCAATATACAGCGACGATTTGAGAATGTTGAAACGTTACGTCAACAAGCAGGTGAATCTGCTTTAGTTAAAAAACTTCGCACCCAGGGACTCATTAAATGA